In a single window of the Bacillus mycoides genome:
- a CDS encoding M36 family metallopeptidase: protein MLNKKMVAMAMTVPLVMGTISTVSALEKQQQVKLEAYSPQKKAIEYLKGHATEYGLKADLSDLQYISTTETSVASYVRFQQVVNGAPVFSKQITVTLNGEGKGLLAVSDYQPVTGVKEVTKKISEKDAEQKSMAYVGGESEQNLWAPTEKEFGYIVEEGVAIPVYKVVVHSNNPFGAWETFIDAENGKLIKKVDINRKAEGTGKVFLPNPVVSSGSLAGLKDNNDADSTALTNQLKTVTLKGLDGTGFLIGEYVTISSKAKTKSTNLQFNYTRANDSFEDVMSYYHIDTLQRYIQGLGFQNINKRSIKVNVNGTTDDNSFYSPSTKALTFGTGGVDDAEDAGIIAHEYGHSIQDNQVPGFGSSPEGGAMGEGFGDFLGATYEDAVSTTGYGKACIGEWDAAAYSSSDPTCLRRLDTNKVYPKDITNEVHNDGEIWAQGQYEMAQSFGRDVATKIILQSHWSLTPNAKFRDGAKAIKQADALLYGGQHATEIDRIWAARGISTN from the coding sequence ATGTTAAACAAAAAAATGGTGGCAATGGCAATGACTGTGCCATTAGTAATGGGGACGATTTCTACGGTTTCGGCATTGGAAAAACAACAGCAAGTAAAGCTAGAAGCTTATTCACCACAGAAAAAAGCAATTGAATATTTAAAAGGACATGCTACGGAATATGGATTGAAGGCAGACCTTTCAGACTTGCAATATATTTCTACAACAGAAACATCAGTAGCTTCATATGTTAGGTTCCAACAAGTGGTCAATGGTGCGCCTGTATTTTCAAAACAAATTACAGTTACTCTTAACGGAGAGGGAAAAGGCTTACTTGCGGTTTCTGATTATCAGCCTGTTACAGGTGTGAAGGAAGTTACGAAAAAAATTAGTGAAAAAGATGCAGAACAAAAATCGATGGCGTATGTTGGAGGAGAAAGTGAGCAAAACTTATGGGCTCCTACAGAAAAAGAATTCGGATATATTGTTGAAGAGGGAGTCGCTATTCCTGTATATAAAGTGGTAGTCCATTCTAATAATCCATTCGGTGCATGGGAAACATTCATTGATGCGGAAAATGGAAAGTTAATTAAAAAAGTTGATATAAACCGAAAAGCAGAAGGAACAGGAAAAGTATTTTTACCTAACCCTGTCGTATCTAGTGGAAGTTTAGCAGGGTTAAAAGATAATAATGATGCAGATTCAACAGCATTAACGAATCAATTGAAAACTGTTACGTTAAAAGGTTTAGATGGTACAGGATTTTTAATTGGTGAGTATGTTACGATTTCTTCAAAAGCGAAGACGAAATCTACAAACTTACAATTTAACTATACACGTGCAAATGATAGTTTTGAAGATGTTATGTCATATTATCATATTGATACATTACAGCGTTACATTCAAGGATTAGGCTTTCAAAATATTAATAAACGTTCGATTAAAGTGAATGTAAATGGTACAACTGATGATAATTCATTCTATTCTCCATCAACGAAAGCTTTAACTTTCGGTACTGGCGGAGTAGATGATGCAGAAGATGCTGGCATTATTGCGCATGAATATGGTCATTCTATTCAAGATAATCAAGTGCCAGGCTTCGGAAGTTCACCAGAAGGTGGAGCGATGGGAGAAGGATTTGGAGATTTCTTAGGTGCTACTTATGAAGATGCAGTTTCGACAACAGGATACGGGAAAGCATGCATTGGAGAATGGGATGCGGCTGCTTATTCTAGTTCAGATCCGACGTGCTTACGCCGATTAGATACGAATAAAGTATACCCGAAAGATATAACGAATGAAGTGCATAATGATGGGGAAATTTGGGCTCAAGGTCAATACGAAATGGCGCAATCTTTTGGACGTGATGTAGCAACAAAAATTATTTTACAATCACATTGGTCATTAACGCCAAATGCGAAATTCCGTGATGGAGCGAAAGCAATTAAGCAAGCGGATGCTCTTTTATACGGCGGACAACACGCGACTGAAATTGATCGCATTTGGGCAGCGAGAGGGATTAGTACGAATTAA
- a CDS encoding TetR/AcrR family transcriptional regulator — MSKSEETLSSIVEASYRLFAGHGIAKTTYTMIAEEVGIAKPSIYYYFKSKDALIESIFNELCAAMQFSSFFHTEEFTKENFIEKCVEIGFKMIDEQQKDPYFNRVLQEYVLLSSRNDMYKDRLLTVQTEYLNGFESLLTKANELQLIQNKNLVSKAHILALVLDNIGNFMMFDVNMNYKQIWIEAVHSIFERSDSYEN, encoded by the coding sequence ATGAGTAAAAGTGAAGAAACACTCTCTTCCATAGTCGAAGCAAGTTATCGACTATTTGCCGGTCACGGCATTGCCAAAACGACCTATACAATGATTGCTGAAGAAGTTGGTATTGCCAAGCCATCTATTTATTATTACTTTAAATCTAAAGATGCATTAATTGAAAGTATTTTTAATGAATTATGTGCAGCGATGCAGTTCTCCTCATTCTTTCATACAGAAGAATTTACGAAAGAGAATTTCATTGAGAAATGTGTTGAAATTGGCTTTAAAATGATAGACGAACAACAGAAAGATCCTTATTTTAATCGTGTATTACAAGAATATGTATTACTATCTTCAAGAAACGATATGTACAAAGATCGATTACTAACTGTACAAACAGAATATTTAAACGGATTTGAATCACTCCTAACAAAAGCAAATGAACTTCAACTCATTCAAAATAAAAATCTAGTTTCAAAAGCTCATATATTGGCATTAGTACTTGATAATATCGGAAACTTCATGATGTTTGATGTAAATATGAATTATAAACAAATATGGATTGAAGCTGTCCACAGCATATTCGAAAGAAGTGATTCGTATGAAAACTAA
- a CDS encoding DUF418 domain-containing protein has product MKTKKRIFGLDFARAWAMFGMLLVNFMVITGAEGNGPPLLKTFMTLFEGRASALFVILAGIGITLMTKSSVASQEKIKINTSRILIWKRSLFLFILGLLLYVMEWTGDILHYYGVYLFIAALLITVRRTILIWLSIIILIAAQYLQLTFNAFEGWGGTIPFINYIDFWTLTGFLRNLFFNGYHPIFPWFSFFLIGMIIGRLDLHNRKIRHWLFLLGLTVTVIIELLSKGLTHLFIPYIGEAASTFLFNTGPILPNILYVASATGSAIAILIICLYIAEKYENNWFVTSIIQTGQLTLTHYVSHVFIGIGALIVLNRMEHQTLLFVLLFATAFFIFSILFSVLWRRSFSRGPIEWVMRKITD; this is encoded by the coding sequence ATGAAAACTAAAAAACGAATTTTCGGCTTAGATTTTGCTAGAGCGTGGGCAATGTTTGGAATGTTACTAGTTAATTTCATGGTGATAACAGGGGCGGAAGGAAATGGGCCTCCTCTGTTAAAAACCTTTATGACGCTTTTTGAAGGTAGAGCTTCTGCCTTGTTTGTTATACTTGCTGGGATTGGCATAACTTTAATGACTAAATCATCTGTTGCTAGCCAAGAGAAAATAAAAATCAATACCAGCCGAATATTGATTTGGAAACGATCACTATTCTTATTTATTTTAGGATTATTATTGTATGTAATGGAATGGACGGGTGATATTTTACACTACTACGGCGTTTACCTTTTCATCGCTGCATTACTAATTACTGTACGAAGAACTATACTAATATGGCTTTCTATCATTATTTTAATTGCTGCACAATATCTCCAACTTACTTTCAACGCCTTCGAAGGATGGGGAGGCACAATCCCATTTATAAACTATATAGACTTTTGGACCTTAACAGGTTTTCTTCGCAACTTATTTTTTAATGGCTATCACCCTATTTTCCCATGGTTTTCTTTCTTCTTAATCGGTATGATAATTGGCAGGTTAGATCTTCATAATAGGAAAATTAGACATTGGTTGTTCTTACTGGGTTTAACAGTAACCGTAATTATAGAGCTATTATCAAAAGGGTTAACACACCTTTTTATCCCATACATTGGTGAAGCAGCCTCTACATTTTTGTTTAACACAGGACCCATTTTACCCAATATATTATACGTCGCATCCGCTACAGGATCTGCTATTGCTATATTAATAATTTGCCTCTACATTGCTGAAAAATATGAAAATAATTGGTTTGTTACTTCCATTATACAAACAGGACAATTAACATTAACGCATTATGTAAGTCATGTATTTATCGGTATTGGCGCATTGATTGTATTAAATCGTATGGAACATCAAACACTACTTTTCGTTTTATTATTTGCTACTGCATTTTTCATTTTCAGTATTTTATTTAGCGTATTATGGCGAAGGAGCTTTTCTAGAGGACCTATCGAATGGGTTATGCGGAAAATAACTGATTAA
- the ileS gene encoding isoleucine--tRNA ligase has product MKKVDVKESAVGRETRIRKQWNEQGIFEQSIQNREGAQSFVFYEGPPTANGLPHVGHALGRAIKDLVARYKTMAGYKVLRKAGWDTHGLPVELGVEKQLGISGKHEIEEYGIEPFIQKCKESVFTYEKQWREFTESIGYWVDMDDPYVTLENPYIESVWNILGTIHEKGLLYKGHRVSPYCPSCQTSLSSHEVAQGYKTVKDLSATVKFKVKDSENEYFLGWTTTPWTLPANVALAVHPNMEYVKAKQEGYVYIVAKERVQEVLKENYEVLSVHKGEELVNTSYTAPFPMKEVTNGYHVIAADFVTADSGTGLVHIAPAYGEDDYKVVQSEGLSFLHVVDEKGEYTDAVPFLKGKFVKECDVDIVRYLAKEGLLYHKEKYEHSYPHCWRCDSPLLYYAGESWLIRTTEIKETFLRNNDSVKWYPDHMKHGRFGKFLENMVDWNISRNRYWGTPLNVWECESCDHQFSPKSIAELRKHSTKETPEDLELHKPYVDEVQVCCEKCGSTMNRTPEVIDVWFDSGSMPFAQYHYPFENKELFEEQFPADVIAEGIDQTRGWFYSLLAVSALYTGKVPYKRVLSLGHVLDEEGQKMSKSKGNALDPVDLVNQFGADALRWALLVDSAPWNAKRFSERTVLEAKSKFVDTLVNVYSFYVLYANLDEYNPEEKYEVKRTKLDEWVLSRLHSTTKKVRTALDDYQFTNAAREIAALVDEVSNWYVRRSRNRFWESGMNPEKAAAYETLHEVLVTISKLIAPFTPFVAEDIHLNLEGSSVHLADYPVVNESLIQPELEAEMDAVLQVVELGRSNRNQHSLKVKQPLAELVLLAHNENDMDWESYRDIIMDELNVKAFHVELDETKYTSYQLKLNFKTAGPKFGKSVNAVNGWLKQLSKEEVQHFVSTERAVYEVAPGEEVVVTAEDVLVEKVAKSGFSNTTNGQYTVMLDTNVTEELLQEGVAREFIRAVQEYRKQLNLPVNLRVDVILDTEEELQQTLTNHKDLLEENLLVKQFTFGHLTNEDDELSLGETKIRIKLNAAN; this is encoded by the coding sequence ATGAAGAAAGTAGATGTAAAAGAGTCAGCTGTAGGGAGAGAAACACGTATTCGTAAGCAGTGGAACGAACAGGGCATTTTTGAACAATCAATTCAGAATAGAGAAGGCGCACAATCGTTTGTGTTTTATGAAGGACCACCAACGGCGAACGGTTTACCACACGTCGGCCATGCACTTGGTCGGGCAATTAAAGATTTAGTAGCAAGATATAAAACGATGGCTGGATATAAAGTGTTAAGAAAAGCTGGCTGGGATACACATGGATTACCTGTAGAATTAGGCGTTGAAAAACAACTTGGTATTTCAGGTAAGCATGAGATTGAAGAGTACGGCATTGAGCCATTTATTCAAAAGTGTAAAGAGAGTGTATTCACATATGAGAAGCAGTGGCGTGAATTTACGGAGAGCATTGGATATTGGGTAGATATGGATGATCCATACGTTACTCTAGAGAATCCATATATCGAAAGTGTATGGAATATTTTAGGGACGATTCATGAAAAAGGCTTGTTATATAAAGGGCATAGAGTTTCACCGTACTGTCCAAGCTGTCAAACATCGCTTAGTTCACATGAAGTTGCACAAGGATATAAAACAGTGAAAGATTTAAGCGCAACGGTTAAGTTTAAAGTAAAAGATAGTGAAAATGAATATTTCCTTGGATGGACGACAACGCCGTGGACACTTCCAGCGAATGTTGCACTTGCCGTACATCCAAATATGGAATACGTTAAAGCGAAACAAGAAGGGTATGTATACATTGTTGCGAAAGAGCGTGTACAAGAAGTACTAAAAGAAAACTATGAAGTATTATCCGTTCATAAAGGCGAAGAATTAGTAAACACATCTTATACAGCACCGTTTCCGATGAAGGAAGTTACAAATGGGTACCACGTAATTGCAGCAGATTTTGTAACTGCAGATAGTGGTACAGGACTCGTTCATATCGCTCCAGCATATGGGGAGGACGATTATAAAGTCGTTCAAAGTGAAGGATTGTCGTTCTTACATGTTGTAGATGAGAAAGGTGAGTATACGGATGCAGTACCATTTCTTAAAGGTAAGTTTGTAAAAGAATGTGACGTTGATATCGTTCGTTATTTAGCTAAAGAAGGTTTGCTATATCATAAAGAAAAATATGAACATAGCTATCCGCATTGCTGGCGCTGTGATTCACCATTACTTTATTATGCAGGAGAAAGCTGGTTAATCCGAACAACTGAGATTAAAGAAACATTTTTACGAAATAATGATTCTGTTAAGTGGTATCCAGACCATATGAAGCATGGACGGTTTGGTAAGTTTTTAGAAAACATGGTGGACTGGAATATTAGCCGGAATAGATATTGGGGAACACCGTTAAACGTATGGGAATGTGAAAGCTGCGATCATCAATTCTCACCGAAAAGCATCGCCGAATTAAGAAAGCATAGTACGAAAGAAACACCTGAAGATTTAGAATTGCATAAGCCGTATGTAGATGAAGTGCAAGTTTGCTGCGAAAAATGCGGAAGTACAATGAATCGTACACCAGAAGTAATCGATGTTTGGTTTGATAGTGGTTCCATGCCGTTTGCACAATATCATTATCCATTTGAAAATAAAGAGTTATTTGAAGAACAGTTTCCAGCAGATGTAATTGCAGAGGGAATTGATCAAACACGCGGCTGGTTTTATAGTTTATTAGCAGTATCAGCACTATATACAGGAAAAGTACCTTATAAACGAGTGTTATCACTAGGGCATGTTCTAGACGAGGAAGGACAGAAAATGTCTAAAAGTAAAGGAAATGCACTAGATCCAGTTGATTTAGTAAATCAGTTTGGTGCAGATGCTTTAAGATGGGCTCTACTTGTTGACAGTGCTCCGTGGAATGCAAAGCGTTTTTCTGAAAGAACAGTACTGGAAGCAAAATCTAAATTTGTAGATACGTTAGTCAATGTATATAGCTTCTACGTTTTATATGCAAATTTAGATGAGTATAATCCGGAAGAAAAGTATGAAGTTAAACGTACGAAATTAGATGAATGGGTATTATCAAGATTGCATAGCACAACGAAAAAAGTGAGAACAGCACTTGATGATTATCAATTTACGAATGCAGCTCGTGAAATCGCAGCGCTTGTAGATGAAGTGAGTAACTGGTACGTAAGACGATCACGTAATCGTTTCTGGGAATCTGGTATGAATCCTGAAAAAGCAGCTGCGTATGAAACGCTTCATGAAGTGCTTGTAACAATTAGTAAATTAATCGCACCATTTACACCGTTTGTAGCTGAGGATATTCATCTGAATTTAGAAGGAAGCAGCGTTCATTTAGCAGATTATCCGGTTGTAAACGAATCACTTATCCAGCCTGAGTTAGAAGCAGAAATGGATGCTGTTTTACAAGTTGTTGAACTTGGAAGAAGTAATCGTAATCAACATTCATTAAAAGTAAAACAGCCGTTAGCAGAACTTGTATTACTAGCGCATAATGAAAATGATATGGATTGGGAATCTTATCGTGATATCATCATGGATGAGCTAAATGTAAAAGCGTTCCATGTTGAACTCGATGAAACGAAATACACGTCCTATCAATTAAAGCTGAATTTTAAAACGGCTGGGCCGAAGTTTGGTAAAAGTGTGAATGCAGTAAATGGCTGGCTAAAACAATTATCAAAAGAAGAAGTACAACACTTTGTATCTACAGAAAGAGCAGTTTACGAAGTAGCACCAGGAGAAGAAGTAGTTGTAACAGCTGAAGATGTATTAGTAGAGAAAGTTGCAAAATCAGGATTTTCAAATACGACTAACGGTCAATATACGGTAATGTTAGATACGAATGTAACGGAAGAATTGTTACAAGAAGGAGTAGCACGTGAATTTATTCGTGCAGTTCAAGAATATCGTAAGCAGTTGAATTTACCAGTTAATTTACGAGTGGATGTAATTCTTGATACAGAAGAAGAACTACAGCAAACGTTAACGAATCATAAAGATTTATTGGAAGAAAACTTACTCGTCAAGCAATTTACATTTGGTCACTTAACGAATGAGGACGATGAACTTTCTTTAGGTGAGACAAAGATCCGAATTAAATTAAACGCGGCTAATTAA
- a CDS encoding bacteriocin-processing peptidase family protein, which translates to MLDFKQLEICLKEKRFLDGLHEINNEIAHIKETNKLSYVKNWLSNVSSPKEFDTLIRLADEGLMHQYSSFLIRYTYKKFPNMRTLSLYCDELIDERKILDAEQLLKDSLEKVNEEETDADVLTKTYFTLVRCLLDMKRNEEAYAYMQKAEKHSTRAVFDKWGYLYIQTGEWEKAEKQLLSGQQHKDCEELATYLLAQLYAYKGEQQRALQLINDAIAKFPQVPYFYFEKVKYLLDLERYEEMLAVIDKINHMLPHHAYTTYFIHLRAEAFYKMNNIQDLQALLKSEKSLKNSLYHHIEKNPDGKKVRLPIVPVVQKDNYCVPTSLEMMLGVWGEKRTQDEIAQHIFDVTGSKFSDTVTYIEEQGYEYRYFQGNEENYKRLLNQGIPVLLSIDIEHASHVQVLSGYDDVLQAFYIQDPNFLEPILVEYDKLQEKYRYTDCLAITFIPKDRMEQLSFLNEKEHTYYKTIFSLTDHLGEQDKEGIEKLVLFLKETSENPNTWLYTIKHLDAEVDKDFIQFCIEKLMKKFPSSDFVKLHSAQCFIRLQDMEKAGQMLQSVEKKSNQALYHFINGRYSFEQDNYAESIASFRSSLQLDADQPVAWSFLALSYMYMDQSEKGLEYSLTAIERSPERFTLVNHGLILIDLERYEEAYGFFNDLLKEYKYEAHIWYERARCAQYLGKVYLAVKGLKVAIQLDKTAAYLYTKLSEIYESDLDDEKNTKEILLQGIQNCEDQASLYVRLGDFHFQNDELEEAETIYKRSLKENNEDVYSHFGLIQVYMAKEQYKDAKNYIVSINKQFEDNQDFLMNAGMVLWDAEMALGEDEKELKLALSKLENGIRSVYANIASVLDEYVNRIKDTAFVQRGIAFLRTLEKEKEDVIEYGCYAGVLYESIGQYDQAIKRYNDALKKKQDSLPYFRIGETFMALGQFQEAKHAYETCLEMDKNFLGVHLQLAEIYEKEENRSKEQKHMVQAMKEEPMHINMEYLAQLSVEMNLQEELLVELEKLEEEVPETWRLDAIAYVFGAMNDIDKEKEYIECAMKIDEAHVEVLYHYAKLLVKKQSAEAIEVALKVMHKDLESERIFGVYVKAMEQHKKLSQIRDVLHTLKVKKAERSTAFMYAATAVAERLVERQQNEQPKKSIFTRAFYRMKNRAKEISMITVVIDLFEISLKLNPKNSMAAQRFAIFYENAAMNEEAIEVLQTSLENKWDYDVAKQLVNLFIECEEEDMLRDAFELTKQMVRELPDDYDTLLLQANVLCKLGEERKAEKIHLQLIEKTPFVSRGFLALAEIYQSQERIEDSIQLLEDASVHHPNETAILLALASSYHRAGQTTKAEKITSEILAIDATDLLARYDHACYLTSLNRNEEARDELEIVLREDETGFFAELAEEDEVLAGLREFEK; encoded by the coding sequence ATGCTAGATTTTAAGCAATTAGAGATTTGTTTGAAAGAAAAGAGATTCCTAGATGGATTACATGAGATAAATAATGAAATTGCGCATATAAAAGAAACGAATAAGTTATCATACGTGAAGAACTGGCTTTCTAACGTCTCGTCACCTAAGGAGTTTGATACATTAATTCGTCTTGCTGATGAAGGTTTGATGCATCAATATAGCTCCTTTTTAATTCGTTATACTTATAAAAAATTCCCAAATATGAGAACGCTCTCTTTATATTGTGATGAATTAATTGATGAGCGTAAAATCCTTGATGCTGAACAATTGTTAAAAGATTCTTTGGAAAAGGTAAATGAAGAGGAAACTGATGCGGATGTTTTAACGAAAACATACTTTACGTTAGTTAGATGTTTGCTAGATATGAAGCGAAATGAAGAGGCCTATGCCTATATGCAAAAGGCGGAAAAGCATAGTACGCGTGCAGTTTTTGATAAATGGGGTTACTTATATATACAGACTGGTGAGTGGGAGAAGGCAGAGAAACAACTTTTATCCGGTCAGCAGCATAAAGATTGTGAAGAGTTAGCTACGTACTTATTGGCGCAATTATATGCATATAAAGGTGAACAGCAGCGAGCGTTACAACTCATTAATGATGCGATTGCAAAGTTCCCTCAAGTACCATATTTCTATTTTGAAAAAGTAAAATATTTATTAGATTTAGAGCGCTATGAAGAAATGTTAGCGGTAATAGATAAAATCAATCATATGCTTCCGCATCATGCATATACAACTTATTTTATACATTTACGTGCAGAAGCATTTTATAAAATGAATAATATTCAAGATTTGCAAGCACTATTGAAAAGTGAAAAGAGTTTAAAAAATTCTCTATATCATCATATAGAAAAAAATCCTGATGGAAAAAAGGTTCGTTTACCGATAGTTCCGGTTGTACAAAAGGATAACTATTGCGTTCCGACAAGTTTGGAAATGATGTTAGGGGTATGGGGAGAAAAACGTACGCAAGATGAAATTGCACAACATATTTTTGATGTAACAGGTTCTAAGTTTTCAGATACAGTTACATATATAGAAGAGCAAGGTTACGAATATCGTTATTTTCAAGGGAATGAGGAAAATTATAAGAGATTACTCAATCAAGGTATTCCCGTTTTATTAAGTATAGATATTGAGCACGCTTCCCATGTACAAGTGCTTTCTGGTTATGACGATGTACTGCAAGCTTTTTATATTCAAGATCCGAATTTCTTGGAACCGATTCTTGTGGAATATGATAAGTTGCAAGAAAAATATCGTTATACAGATTGTTTAGCTATTACGTTTATACCAAAAGATAGAATGGAACAACTTTCATTTTTAAATGAGAAAGAACACACTTATTATAAAACAATCTTTTCTCTTACAGATCATTTAGGTGAGCAAGATAAAGAGGGAATTGAAAAGTTAGTACTATTTTTAAAAGAAACAAGTGAAAACCCAAACACTTGGTTATATACGATTAAACATTTAGATGCTGAAGTAGATAAAGATTTTATTCAGTTTTGTATAGAAAAATTAATGAAAAAGTTTCCGAGCTCTGACTTTGTGAAATTGCATAGTGCACAGTGTTTTATTCGTCTGCAGGATATGGAAAAAGCAGGACAGATGCTTCAAAGTGTGGAGAAGAAAAGCAATCAAGCGTTGTATCATTTTATAAATGGACGTTATTCTTTTGAGCAAGATAATTATGCAGAATCGATTGCTAGTTTTCGTTCATCATTACAATTGGATGCAGATCAACCAGTTGCGTGGAGTTTCTTAGCATTATCATACATGTATATGGATCAATCCGAAAAGGGGCTAGAGTATTCTCTAACAGCTATAGAACGTAGTCCAGAAAGGTTTACACTTGTAAATCACGGTTTAATTTTAATAGATTTAGAACGATATGAAGAAGCATATGGATTCTTTAATGATTTATTAAAAGAATATAAATATGAAGCGCACATATGGTATGAACGTGCAAGATGTGCTCAGTATTTAGGGAAAGTGTATTTGGCGGTAAAAGGACTTAAAGTGGCGATTCAATTAGATAAAACAGCAGCCTATTTATATACGAAGCTTTCGGAAATCTATGAATCGGATTTGGATGATGAGAAAAATACGAAGGAAATTTTATTACAAGGAATTCAAAATTGTGAAGATCAGGCGTCTTTATATGTTCGTTTAGGAGATTTTCATTTTCAAAATGATGAACTTGAAGAAGCGGAAACTATATATAAGCGTTCTTTAAAAGAAAATAATGAAGATGTATATTCTCATTTCGGTTTAATTCAAGTTTATATGGCAAAGGAACAATATAAGGATGCAAAAAACTATATTGTCAGTATTAATAAGCAATTTGAAGACAATCAAGATTTCCTTATGAATGCTGGTATGGTGTTATGGGATGCTGAAATGGCATTAGGTGAGGATGAAAAAGAGTTAAAACTTGCACTTTCTAAATTAGAGAACGGTATACGAAGCGTATACGCTAATATAGCGAGCGTGTTGGATGAGTATGTAAATCGAATAAAAGACACAGCTTTTGTGCAACGAGGCATAGCGTTTTTAAGAACGTTAGAAAAAGAAAAAGAGGATGTAATTGAATACGGTTGTTACGCAGGTGTTTTATATGAATCTATTGGACAGTATGATCAGGCGATAAAACGGTATAATGATGCACTTAAGAAAAAACAAGATTCATTGCCGTATTTCCGTATCGGTGAAACATTCATGGCGTTAGGGCAATTTCAAGAAGCAAAGCATGCGTATGAAACATGTTTAGAAATGGATAAGAACTTCTTAGGTGTACATTTGCAGCTTGCTGAAATATACGAAAAAGAAGAGAATCGTTCCAAAGAACAAAAGCATATGGTCCAGGCGATGAAAGAAGAACCAATGCATATAAATATGGAATATTTAGCGCAGCTTTCAGTAGAAATGAATCTTCAGGAAGAATTGCTAGTTGAACTAGAAAAATTGGAGGAAGAAGTTCCTGAAACATGGCGTTTAGATGCGATTGCATACGTGTTTGGCGCGATGAATGACATAGATAAAGAAAAAGAATATATCGAATGCGCAATGAAAATAGATGAAGCGCATGTGGAAGTACTATATCATTATGCGAAATTGCTAGTTAAAAAGCAGAGTGCAGAAGCAATCGAAGTTGCGCTGAAAGTAATGCATAAAGATTTGGAAAGTGAACGTATTTTTGGTGTGTACGTAAAAGCAATGGAACAACATAAAAAATTATCCCAGATACGAGACGTACTTCATACGCTAAAGGTGAAAAAAGCAGAAAGAAGTACAGCGTTTATGTATGCAGCTACTGCGGTTGCCGAAAGATTAGTAGAAAGACAGCAAAATGAGCAACCGAAAAAATCTATATTTACAAGAGCATTTTATCGCATGAAAAATCGTGCGAAGGAAATTTCAATGATTACAGTTGTTATCGATTTATTTGAAATCTCCTTAAAGTTAAATCCGAAAAATAGTATGGCAGCGCAGCGTTTCGCAATATTTTATGAGAATGCGGCGATGAATGAAGAAGCTATAGAGGTTTTACAAACATCGTTAGAAAATAAGTGGGATTATGATGTAGCGAAGCAACTTGTAAATCTTTTCATTGAGTGTGAAGAAGAAGATATGTTACGAGATGCTTTTGAATTAACGAAACAAATGGTTCGCGAGCTACCGGATGATTATGATACACTTCTTCTACAAGCGAATGTATTATGTAAGCTAGGCGAAGAAAGAAAAGCCGAAAAAATACACTTGCAATTAATTGAGAAAACGCCATTTGTAAGTAGAGGATTCCTTGCTTTAGCAGAAATATATCAAAGTCAAGAGAGAATTGAGGACTCGATTCAGTTATTAGAAGACGCTTCTGTACATCATCCAAATGAAACAGCAATTCTTCTTGCTTTAGCATCTTCGTATCATAGAGCTGGGCAAACGACAAAGGCAGAAAAAATAACAAGTGAAATATTAGCAATTGATGCTACTGACTTGCTAGCAAGATACGATCATGCTTGTTATTTAACATCATTAAACAGAAATGAAGAGGCAAGAGATGAACTTGAAATTGTGCTTCGTGAAGATGAAACAGGATTTTTCGCTGAACTTGCAGAGGAAGATGAAGTTTTAGCAGGATTGCGAGAATTTGAAAAGTGA